The genomic stretch TGGCGAAGTGTCCGCCGGGGATTTTCCGCCAGCGCGGTAGCCAGGTGTCGAAGTAGCGCGTGTCCCCGATGATGGCCTGCGCCAGCCCCTGCACCAGCGGGTCGATGGGGCCCTGTGTCTTCCAGATGTCGGCGGACTGTTGGTATGCGGCGCAGGTGGGTGCGTCGTCGTTGGTGCCCCGGGTGCTCAGCAGCACCAGCGCCCGGACGCGCTCGGGGTGCTTCAGCGCCACGCGCAGCGCGCTGTAGCCGCCCTGGGACATGCCGCCCACGACGGCCCGTTCGATGCCCAGGTGGTCCAACAGGCCCACGCAGTCCGCGGCCGAGTCCCACGGCGTGAAGGGCTTTCCGTCCCAACGCGTCTGCCCGAAGCCGCGGGCATCCCAGCGGATGACGCGGAACTCGGGGGCCAGCGCCGCCACCTGCGCGTCGAACATCCGGTGGTCCATCAGGAATCCATGACCCAGGATGATGGGCCGGCCGTTTCCACCGGAGTCCTCGAAGTAGATTCCCTGTCCGTTCAGCTCGGCGATGGGCATGGCCCCTCCGTCTATCACCCCCGGGAGGGCCGCGCGCGCTACTCCCGCGTCACCGCCTGGAGCACCACTTCACGCCGCCGCTCCAGCAGCCGCAGCGCCAGGGGAAGCACCCCGCGATACAGCGCCACGTTCAACGCGGCGGCCAGGAGAATCATCGCCGCCGTGTGCCACGTGGGACCTTCCTTGCCCGCCAGCTTGAGCGCCCAGCCGAAGGGCATGCAGCCCGCGCTGGCCGCGAGGATGCCCAGCATGGAGGCCGTCAGCGGAACCTTGTCCCTTCGCTTGAGGCTCGCGTGGAACTTCACCGGGAAGTACAGCGACAGGAAGTTGCCCGCGGCCAGCAGCATGGGCACCACGGCTCCCACGGCCGCCATGGCGCACAGCATGTCCAGCCCGGTGCCGAAGCCGAAGTACACCCGGTAGAAGAGCGCCACCATCGCCGCCATCCCGAGCGCCGCCGCGCCCTGCACTTGATTCTTCGCGCGCAGCACGTCCGCCAGGTCCAGGGGCGCCGCCAGGAAGGCCGCGAAGCCCTGTCCGTCATACGCGAAGGTGTTCTGGGAGAACGTGGACGCAATCACCACCGCGCCGTAGATGCACAGGCCCCCCATCAGCCACGCATCCGCCGAGCCGCCCAGGAGGAACACGAACAAGTCCCTTCCGGACAGCAGCTTCAGCAGGATGGCCAGGATGAAGGGCACCGATGCCAGCAGCCGCGCGCGCGGGTTGCGCCACAGGTCCAGGGCCTCGCGCGTCACCAGCGTGGTGTAGCGCGTCCGCGTGGTGGCGAACGGGTTGCTGTCCCCCGAGTCCTTGCGCGAGCCCCCCGCGCGGCCCGCCTGCCGGTGGAAGCGCATCAGCAGCGCGTAGGCCACCGCCATGCCCACGCCCGCGAAGAAGAGCAGCGCCGCCGCCTCCAGCATGGCCACCCGGGGCCGGTGCCAGGCGAGCTGCGCCAGCGCGTCTCCGAAGAGCCCCGGGGGCACGCGGCCAAGCGCCACCGCCGCGTTGATGATGAGGGACATGTCCAGCGCGTCCACGCCCGCCTCGCCCACCGCCGTCAGCCACGAGGTGTCGATGGGCGGGATGAACGACGCGGCCAGGAGGAAGAGCGCCAGCCCGCCGCCCATGATTTCCGCGCTGTGCTTCGCCCGCAGCACGTTGATGACGGCGTACAGCGCCACCCGGCTCCAGGCCGCGCACAGGAGCGCGAAGAGAACGTAGAGGACCACCGCCATCCACGGCATGTACAGCACGTAGACGGACGCGAAGCCCAGCGCGGCCCCGGTGAGCGGCGCGTAGAAGACGAGCGCGCGCGGCTCGAAGAGGCTGGCCACCGTCGACGCGATGAGCAGCCGGAAGGGGGAGATGGGGAAGGCGGCGTAGCGGCTCAGCTCGGAGTGGTCATCCACGCCCGCGGACAACAGCGGCCACGTCACCCACACCGAGAAGGTGACGAAGCACAGCAGGTTGAGGATGAAGTAGGGCCACACGTCGCTCTGCGCGATGGGCCGCAGCCGCATCAGCGCGAAGAACGTCAGGCCCAGGAAGAGGCCCGGCGCGCTCGACGCAGCGAAGGCGGCCACCGCGAGCATCCGGCTGCGTCCGGGGCCCTGATTCAACCCGATGTCGAAGCGCAGCCCCCACAGCAGCCACAGGTGCCGGAAGAAGCCGGGCACGGCGGGGCGGCTCATGCGGTCTCCTGGCGCAGCGGCGTCACGGACGCGGGCGCCTCACCGTAGAAGGACAGGCGCGCGTTGCGCGAGGCCGGCACGGAGATGAGCTTCTCGAACACCGCCTCCAACGACGGGCACTCGTAACGCGACAGCAGCGAGCCCACCGGACCCTGGTCCAGCATGCGGCCGCCGCGGATGATGCCCGCGTGCGTGGCCAGCCGCTCGGCGATCTCCAGCACGTGCGTGGTGAGCAGCAGCGTCACCCCGCGCCGGCTCAGCTCGCGCAGGAGCTCGCGGATGACACCGGCGGCCAGCACGTCGATGCCTTCGAAGGGCTCGTCCAGCAGCACCAGCTCCGGCGCGTGGATCAGCGCCGCGGCGATGGCGAGCCTCCGGCGCATGCCCTTGGAGTACTCCGCCACCAGCGCGCCCGCCTTGTAGGTGAGCTCCGTCAGCTCCAGCAGCTCGGTGGCGCGCGCGGCGGCCTCGTCGCCGTCCAGCCCGTACATGCGCGCGCAGAAGGTGAGGTACTGCCGGCCGGTGAGCCGCTCGAAGAGGCTCAGCTCCTCCGGCACCACGCCGACGCGGCGCTTCACTTCCATGGGCCTGGCCACCGCGTCCACCCCGAGCATCCGGATGGAGCCCGCGTCGGGGCCGTACACCCCCGTCAGCAAGGCGATGCTGGTGGACTTCCCGGCCCCGTTGGGGCCCAGGTACGCGTAGAAGGCGCCGCGGGGAATCTGCAAGTCCAGGCCGTTGAGCGCGCTGAAGCCGCCAAAGCGCTTCTGCAGTCCGCGGGCGTCGACCGCCAGGTCATCAGTGGGAGAGGGCGTCATGGAATGCCCTCCATCTCACCCGAGCCCGGCACCAGGGGACAATCCCCACCCGTCAACAGGGGGATGCCCGCCGGCTCCTACGGTGCCGTCTCAGTGGACGAACGACATCTCCGGCGGACCGGCAATCTGCTGCACCGTCATCCGCACCTTGTCCAGGTCCACGGGCTTGGAGATGTAGCCCGCGGCGCCCACGAGCTCGGCCTCCCATTCGAAGCCGTAGCCGGAGATGATGATGATGGGCAGACCCCGCGCACGGGGCATCTTCTTGAGTGCGTCGAGCAATCCCCAACCGCTCATGACTGGCATCCTCAAGTCGAGCAGCACGGCGGAGGGCATGTCTCCCTCCAGCAGGTCCAGCGCCTCACGACCGTTGGCCGCTTGAACCGTGGGATAGCCCATTTCCTCGAGGGCATCGCAGATGAGCGTGCGGTGGCTCGCGTCGTCATCGACGACCAGGATGTGGGACATGGCAGGGCCTCGGAAGCTGCGGCTGGGTGTGTCGCCGCGAAATTCTATGGGCAGGATGATGGGAACTCCTCTTCCATTCCGGAAGGGGCCCCGATGCTTTTCAACAGCGAACGGCCCGTGAGGACGAGGCATGCATCCGGGGCCGGATGCCCACGGGGCTCACGCTCCGTAAAGCTGGAGCGCATTCTGCCCCAGGATGCCCGCGAGTACCGCGTCATCCAACTTCATCCCCAGCATCGTCCGCAGCTCACGGTCCCACGCATAGGGGATGTTGGGAAAGTCCGTGCCGTAGAGGATGCGCTCGGGCCGGACCTCCAGCGCGCGGCGGGGGATGGGAACGGGGAAGTAGCCGGCCAGGGCCATGGTGGTGTCCAGCCAGAGGTTGTCGTGCCGCTCGAGCAGCCGCGCATAGGCGTCGAACTCGTCCGCGCCCAGGTGGGGCACGCACAGCTTCAGCGTGGGATGGTCCTTCAGCACACGCTCCACCCGCTCCGCGGCGCAGAGCGCGTAGGTGTCGCAGTTGTAGTGGGGACTGGAGGGCTCCCGTCCCGCGTGCATGACGAGCGGACGGCCCGCCTTCGCGCACGCGGCATACACCTCGTGAAGGTGCGGCGCGTCAGGGGAGAAACATTGGACGTGGCAATGAATCTTCACCCCACGCAGGCCCGCGTCGAACGCCTCTTCCAACACGACCGTGGCATCGGGTTCGCCCGGGAGCACGGTGGCGAGCCCCAGCACACGAGGCTCTTCCCGGGCCACCTCCGCCACGTAGGCGTTGAGCGCGCGGGCCATGCCTGGCCGGTGGGCGTAATGCAGCGCCACCACCCGGTGGACCCCCCGCGACAGGAGGAAGGACACGACCTGCCGCGTGTGCAGCTTGTAGCGGATGGGCCAGCCGTACTGGTCGAACCAGCGCCACACCGCCTCGAACACCCGGTCCGGGAAGAGGTGGACGTGCGCGTCCACCACGGGAGGCAGTCCTTTGGGCAGGCGAGGGCCCTCCGTGTCCTGGAGGGCGGGCATGGGCATGCGGATGCCGGAATCCCGCCACGTGGGCGCGGAGGCCAGACAAGGGACGGGCACGTCAGCGTCGGAGTCGGTGGCCATGGCGAGCCACCCGTCTACGCCTTCTTGACGGTGTCGTCCTCGTCCCCGTCGGTCCGTCGCAGGTAGGTGTTGTGCGGGTACCCCTGGCGGGACAGCCGCTGCGCCTCGATGGCGTCGGCGACCTTGGCGCAGACCTGGCCCAGCATGCGCAGCGACTCGGCGAGGAGCCGCTCGGCATGGTCCTGCGCGTCGGCGGCCTGGATGGTGGTGCGCTCTTTGCGAAACAGCCCGGGCAGCTTCATCTCCCCCAAAGCATAGGTGACGCACTGCTTCCGTGCCACCGCCCCGCGAGGCCGGCCTTAACCACGTTGACGGCCCGCTCAATTTACATTTTTGAGCAGTTGCCCCTGGCTCCTCGCCTGGATGCCTGCCATTTGTGCTTGTAACCCCTTGGACTTCTAGGGTTTTGACGAATTTTCAAGTGGGGGGATGACACGGAGTTAATCCGGCCCTACATTGGATTCCGTTGGATTTACGGCAGAGGAGCTGCGCATGGCTTACGACGGCGAGCTGGTGAAGATGGAGAACGGTCGCTGGGCGCGGTTCCAGCGGTGCCAGGTGTACCGCCCGGGCGTCGAGGACGCGGGCGAGACGATGCTGCTGATCGCCGTGGAGCTCGAGGAGCGCTATCAGCGCCAGCTCGACGAGGCGGCTGACTCCCTGGCCCAGTACCGCTATCAGGGCGTCCCCGTGCAGGTCCGTTTCGATGCGGGCTCCCAGGGCATCACCCTGCAGCCCGAGCAGACGGTGGCCGCACCCTCGGTGCACTGAGCGCTGCCTCCGCGTGAGCGGAGTGTCAACGGGTTGACGGATTCACAACACAAGGGGCCTCGCGATTCACATCGCGGGGCCCTTGGTTTTTACAGGCCCTGACGAGCAGCGTCAGGCGTCGTCCAGCCAACGGGTATACGCCTCGAAGCCGTAGTCCCTGCCCAGGAATGACCGGACCAGGTCCGCCGCGTCGCGAGAGCCGCCCGGACCCAGCACGGTGTCCCGGTAGCGCTGGGCGGTGGAGGCGTCCATCAGCCTGTGCTCCAGGAAGGGTGTGAGCAGGTCCCGGGCGATGACGAGCGACCAGAGGTAGGCGTAGTACGCGGAGGAGTAGTAGCCGTCGAGCTGGACGAAGGAGAGATGGGGGTAAGTGTCGTCCAGTGCGGGGAAGGGCATGTAGCGCTCCTGGAGCGCCTTCACCCGCGCGGTGGTGTCCACGCCGGCGGGGTCGCTCGCGTGGAGCTGGAGGCTGACGGCCGCGTAGAAGAGCTGTTGGCGCAGCCACAGTCCCTTGCCGAAGGCGTCCGCGCGCCGCATCCGGAGGATGGTCTCCGTGGGCAGCGGCTCGCCGGTGACGACGTGCCGGGCGAACGTCTGGAGTGACTCCGGGCGCCAGGCCCACTCCTCCAGCACCTGGGCGGGGGCCTCCACGAAGTCGCGCTCCGTGCGCGAGCCGGACAGGCCGGCCCAGCGCGCCCGGCCGCCGAGGACGTGGTGCAGCAGGTGGCCGAACTCGTGGAAGAACGTCTGCACCTGGGAGTGCTGGAGCAGCGCGGGGTGGGCGCCGGGACGCGGGAAGTTGCCCGTCAGCACGCCCTCGGGAAGCGTCCTCCCCGCGCGGCCGGTGGCCAGGTCCCACTGCGCCGGATGGGCGTACTTGTTCGGGCGCGGGTGCATGTCCAGGTAGAAGCGCCCCAGGCGCGTGGGGCCCTCGTAGATGTCCCAGGCCTCGATGTCTGGGTGCCACACCTGCGCATCCCGGACGCGGCGGTAGGTGAGCCCGAAGAGCCGCGAGGTGATGTCCAGCACGCCCTGCTTCACCCGCGTGTATTCGAAGTAGGGCCGCAGCTCGCGCGAGTCGAAGTGGTAGCGCTCCGCGCGCACCTGTTCCTTGAGGTATGTCTGCTCCCACGGCTCCACGCGGGACGCGCCGGGCACGTCGCGCCGCTTGCGCTCCAGCAGCGCGGCGTAGTCGTCCTGCACGCGCGTGGTGGTGGCGGTGGCGAGCTGTTCGATGAAGTCCTCGGCCACGTGCTGGTGCCGGACCATCTTGTCCTCGGACGCGTAGGCGGCCCAGCTCGGATAGCCCAGGAGCGTGGCCAGGTCGTGACGCGTCTGGAGCAGGCGTGACAGCGTCTCCAGGTTGCGGGGATGGCCGCGCTGCTGGCTCGCGCGCCAGAGCGCCTCGCGGGCGCTGCTGTCGCGCGCGTATGTCAGGACGGGCAGGGCGTCGGAGGCGTCGGTGGTGATGCGCACCCGGCCGTCGGGTCCCGGCGGATGGTCCCGGAGGTAGTCGTCGGGGAGGCCCTCCAGCGCTTCGGGGGCCACGTCCACGTGCCGGACGTCTTCGCGGATGTGCTGGCTGAACGTCTGGCCCAGCCGCGTGAGCGCATCGTTCAGCTCGCGCAGCCGCGCGCGGGTGGCCGCGTCCCGATTCACCCCCGCGCGCCGGAAGTTTCGCAGCACCAGGTCCACCCAGCGCTGGGTGGCGGTGTCCTGTCCGCGCAGGTCCAACGCGGCGAGGGCCGCGTAGACGTGGGGGTTGAGCGACACGTCCGTGCGCATGCCATCCGCGGCCTGGCCGCAGCGCGCCGCCGCCGCGCGGAACGCGGCGTCCGGGTGGGTGTTGGCACCGATGCCCGCGCGGCCGTTGGCATCATCCAGCAACGCGATGGCGTCGTCGTAGGCGGTGAGGGCCGCCTCCACGTTCCGGGGCTCGGGCAGTGACAGCAAGGCGTTGATGCGCGCCGAGGCCCGTTGCACGTCGCACAGGCAGGTCGCCAGGAAGCGCCCGGATGTGGCGGTCAGTTGGCGGCCCGCGTCAGGCTCCAGGGCGCGCGGCGCGCAATGCACCGGCGTTTCGGTGGATGACGCAGGGCGCTGAGCGGAGGACAGGCCAGCGCAGCCCGCGAGCGCGAGGCTGACGACGAAGACGACCAAGCGATGCAAGTGCCACTCCCAGCGCGGGTGATGGGGCAACGTGCGGGGGACCGGCCTATTTCCGCTGCGTGCTCCCGATGGGAATGACGAAGAGCGCGCCGTTTCATCGAAAGATTCCGCCACGGAGGATGGCGGACCCGGGTCAACGGGCGCTGGCCACGGTGGCGGAGCTGCGTCGCGCGAGTGTCAGTTGCCCACCTGGAAGAAGCGGGCGGCGTTCTCGTGGGTGATGCGGCGGACGATGCGCTGGGACAGGCTGGCCTTGGCCAGCAGGTTGGCGGCGCGCGCCAGGCCGAGGATGTCCCCGGCGCCGTCGCCCGCGTCGGAGTTGAGCATCAGCCGCTCACTGCCCAGCCGCCGCACCAGCACCACCGCGCGCTCGGCCTTGAGCGCCTCGGGGTGCAGCGTCAGCCCGGCCCAGTGGCCCACCTCCAGGATGGTGCGCACCGTCCGGGCGTTGGCGTGGTCCACCAGCGCGCGCGAGGGCAGCAGGCCCGACTGCCGCAGGAGCGTGAGGATGCGCCGCGTGTGACGCTCCTTGTCCGTGGTGGGGGTGTGCACCACCACGCGCAGCTTGAGGCTGCGGGCCAGCGCGAGCTGCTCCAGGAAGGCTTCTTCTTCCTCCTCGCCACCCGTGTGCAGGCCCGTCTCGCCCAGTGCCACCACGCGCCCGCCCTGGAAGTAGTCGGGCAGCGCGGACAGCACCTCGCTCAAGCCGCGCCGGGGGATGCAGCGCGGGTGGACGCCCAGGGCCGCGTAGGCGCGGATGCCCAGGCGCTCCAGCCGGGGAAGCTGGCGCTCCACCAGGTCATCGAAGTGCCGCAGCAGCGCCTTGGACGTGGGCTCCGGGAAGTGGTGCGCCACCACCAGCGCCCGCTCCACGCCGAAGAAGCGCATGGACTCCAGATCCTGGTCGCTCAGGCTCTCCGGATGGAGGTGCGCGTCGAAGATGGGCGGTGGGGTGGGCACTGCTCAGTCCTGTCCCAGGGCGGCGCCCTCGTTGCGCGGGTCGCTCGCGGAGAAGCGCAGCCCCGTCTTCGGGTCGCTGTAGACGGCCTCCGCGTCGCCCCACTGCTCCACGCGGCGCACCTTGTGGCCCTTGGCCTCCAGCACGGACAGCGTCGCCGGCTCCAGGCCCCACTTGTCCACCCACAGCTCGTCGGGCAGGTACTGGTGATGCACGCGGCCTTCGTTCACCGCGCGCGCCACGTCCATGCCGTGGTCCACCACGTTGCTGATGACCTGGATGACGGTGGTGGGGATGGTGGAGCCGCCAGGGCTGCCCACCGCGAGCATGACGCGCCGGGGGTCTTCCTTGGAGAACACCAGCGTGGGGGACATGGAGGACAGCGGCACCTTGCCCGGCGCAATCGCGTTGGGCTCGCCCGTCACCAGGCCGTACGCGTTGGGCACGCCCGGCTGCGCGGCGAAGTCATCCATCTCATCGTTGAGCAGCACGCCGGTGCCCGTGGCCACCACGCACGAGCCGAAGCCGTAGTTCACCGTGGTCGTCATCGCCACCGCGTTGCCGTCCTTGTCGATGACGGAGATGTGCGTGGTGTTCTTCTTCTCCGGCTCGGGCGTCAGGGTGGCGGGCTCGTCCGTCAGCGTGGAGCCCCGCACGCCTTCCTTCGGCGCCAGCAGCGACGCGCTGGGCGTGGCCTTCTTCGGGTCGATGGAGCCCGCCAGGTCCGCGACGTGGCCGGGCGACACCAGCCGCGCCAGGGGCACGTCCACGAAGGCCGGGTCCCCCAGGTACTTCGCGCGGTCCACATAGGCCCGCCGCACGGCTTCCGCGTAGAGGTGCAGCGCCTCCGCGTCGCGGAACGTCACCCCCTGGGGACGCAGTTGCTCCATCGCGGTCAGCACCTGGATGACGGCCACGCCCCCCGCGCTCGGCGGCGGCATGGTGAGGATGCGGTGGCCGCGGTACGTGCCCTCCAGGGGCGTGGCGCTCCGCGTCTTATAGGCCGCGAGGTCCTCCTGGGTGAGGATGCCGCCGCCAGCCTGGACCGACGTGGCGATGGCCTTCGCCACCGGCCCCGCATAGAAGGCCTTGGCGCCTCCCTTCGCGATGGAGGACAGCGTGCGGGCCAGGTCGGGCTGGCGGATGACGTGCCCCACGGGCGGGGCTTCCCACTGACCCTGCGCGTTCTTCACCAGGAACACGCGTGAGGCCTCCGCGTCCCGGCTCAGACAGGCCAGCCGGCCCTCCGCCATGGTGCGGTAGCGCGGCGTCACCCACATGCCCTTGCGCGCCGCCGCGATGGCCGGCGCCAGCACCACCGCCGGCTTCAGCTTCCCGTGCGCCTTGAGCAGCTCCAGGTAGCCCGCGACGGCGCCCGGCACCGCCACGCTCAGCGCGCCGTCCGTGGACAGGCCCGGCACCACCTTGCCGTCCTTCACGTACATGTCGCGCGTGGCCGCCTTGGGGGCCACCTCGCGGAAATCCAGCACCTTCGTGTCGCCGCTCTTGGCGTCGTGCACCAGCGCGAAGCCGCCGCCGCCAATGCCGGAGTGGTAGGGACCCACCACCGCCGCCACGAAGGCCGCCGCCACCGCCGCGTCCGTGGCGTTGCCACCCTTCTCCAGCATCTCCAACGCCGCCGCGCTCGCCTGCGGGTAGGCCGTGGCCACCGCGCCACCCCGGTAGGGCCGCGCCGCCTGCGCCACACACGCCACCATCATCACCGCGGCCAGCAGCCCTCGCCTCAGCACCGCACCGCGGAAGCTCGTGTCCTTCACGGGTTCAGCCCTCCTCGCGCTGTCTGAACAGTCCATCGCTGGCTTTCGTCCTGGGTGGTGTGTTACCCGGGCGACAAAAGCCTACCCTCCAGTCCGGCGACGCCAGGGGACCAGACGGACTACATGTGTCCCGGTATGCACGAACCGTGTGGTCAGGACCAGGATTTCAGCCTGACAACATTTTTCCTCTTGGATTGTTCTCCGGTGGCGTGCATCCTGGTCCCATCATGAATCGCGTCCGGGGGAGCGTATGAGCACGCCAGCCATACCCGAGAAAAAGGCCCTACCTGGCGCCGCGCCTACCGCGGCCGAGGTGACGGTCTTCTTGAAGCCCAGCTTCGGCATCACGATTCAGCGCAACACCCTGTGCGTCTCGGTCAGTGCGAAGGCACGGCCGGTGGACACCGTCCCGCCTTCTGATCCGCGCGCGGTTGACGACTCGATTGGCTGTCCCTAATTCTCCGCCGCATGAGCGTTCTGGCGGCGGTGGTGCTGTGCGCGGGCAAGGGCACGCGGATGAAGTCGGAGAAGGCGAAGGTCCTTCACCCCATCCTCGGTCGGCCCATTTGCGCCTATCCCCTCAAGCGGGCCCTTGAACTGGGCGCCACGTCGGTGGTCCCCGTGGTGGGCCACCAGGCGGAAGCGGTGGAGAAGGCCGTCCGAGGCCTCTTCCCGGATGCCCCCCTGCGCTTCGCGCTCCAGCGCGAGCAGCGCGGGACGGCGGACGCGGTGCGCTCCGCCGAGGAGGCCCTGAAGGGGTACTCCGGACGGGTCCTCATTCTTTACGGCGATGTGCCGCTGCTGCGCCGCGAGACGCTGGAGGCGCTGTTGGCCGCCCATGACCAGGCGGGCGGCAAGCTGGCCATGGTGTCCACCACCCTGGAGGACCCCACGGGCTACGGCCGGGTCATCCGCGAGGGTGGCAAGGTGACGCGCATCGTGGAGCACAAGGACTGCACCCCGGAGCAGCGCGCGGTGCGCGAGTGCAACGCCGGCATCTACTCCGTGGACGCGGACTTCCTCTGGAAGGCGCTGGCTGAAATCAAGCCCCAGAACGCCCAGGGCGAGTACTACCTCACCGACCTGGTGGAGATGGCCGCGAAGCGGGGCCCGGTGGGCTCGGTGGAGGCGGACGCCACGGAGACGGCTGGCGTGAATGACCGGGTGGAGCTGGCCGCCCGCGCGCGCGTGCTGCAGCAGCGCATCAACGAGGCGCACATGCGCGCCGGCGTCTCGCTACAGGACCCCGCCACCGCCTACATCGAGGAAGGCGTCACCGTGGGGCCCGACACCGAAATCGGTCCCTCCGTCACGCTGGCCGCCGGCACCGTGGTGGGCAAGGGCTGCACTATTGGTCAGGGCAGCGTGCTGCATGCCTCCACCGTGGCGGACGGCACCATCATCAAGCCTTACTCCGTGCTGGAAGAGGCCCGGGTGGGGGAGCGCAACGTCATTGGCCCCTTCTCGCGGCTGCGCCCCGGGACGGAGCTGGCCGAGGACGTGCATCTGGGCAACTTCGTGGAGACGAAGAAGGCCCGCATCGGAAAAGGTTCGAAGGCCAACCACCTCACGTACCTGGGGGACGCTGTCATTGGTTCCGGGTGCAACGTGGGGGCGGGCACCATCACCTGTAACTATGACGGGGTGAACAAGCACCTCACTGAGCTGGGTGATGGGGTGTTCATCGGCTCCGACACGCAGCTCGTCGCGCCCGTGAAGGTCGGCGACGGCTCGTATGTCGGCGCGGGCACCACGGTGACGAAAAATGTGCCTCCTGGGAGCCTCGCTGTGTCCCGGACGCCACAGGTGACCAAGGAGGGCTGGGTGGCCACCAAGAAGGCGCGGCAGGCGAAAGCGCGGGCGGGATAGGCGGCGCGGCTCTTGCTTGGGTACCAGGCAGAGCGCTGCCCGGCAGGGATGTAGGGGAATCCCGCGGATTGCTCCGGCGGGCGTGGGCGTGAGAGAGAGGTGCAACTATGTGCGGGATTGTTGGTTACGTCGGTGACAAGGAATCAGCCCCCATCCTGGTGTCGGGCCTGAAGCGGCTCGAATACCGTGGCTATGACTCGGCGGGCGTTGCGGTGCTGAATCAGCGCAAGCTCAACGTCGTGCGGGCCACGGGCAAGCTCCGCAACCTGGAGAACCGGGTGGTGGCGGACCAGCCGCCGGGCAACATCGGCATCGGGCACACCCGCTGGGCGACCCACGGGCGGCCCTCCGATGAGAACGCGCACCCGCACACGTACAAGGACGTGGCGGTGGTGCACAACGGCATCATCGAGAACCACCTGGCGCTCAAGGTGCAGCTGCGCTCGCGTGGGCACGTCTTCTCCTCGGAGACGGACTCGGAGGTGTTCGCGCACCTCATCTCCGAAGAGCTGGAGCGCGGCCTGGAGCTGCCGGACGCGGTGCGCGCGGCCATTGCCCAGGTGAAGGGCACCTACGCGCTGGCCGTGCTGACGGCCAGCGACCCCAGCCGCATCGTCTGCACCAAGGACGCCTCGCCCATGGTGCTGGGCCTGGGCCAGGGGCAG from Myxococcus xanthus encodes the following:
- the glmU gene encoding bifunctional UDP-N-acetylglucosamine diphosphorylase/glucosamine-1-phosphate N-acetyltransferase GlmU translates to MLRRMSVLAAVVLCAGKGTRMKSEKAKVLHPILGRPICAYPLKRALELGATSVVPVVGHQAEAVEKAVRGLFPDAPLRFALQREQRGTADAVRSAEEALKGYSGRVLILYGDVPLLRRETLEALLAAHDQAGGKLAMVSTTLEDPTGYGRVIREGGKVTRIVEHKDCTPEQRAVRECNAGIYSVDADFLWKALAEIKPQNAQGEYYLTDLVEMAAKRGPVGSVEADATETAGVNDRVELAARARVLQQRINEAHMRAGVSLQDPATAYIEEGVTVGPDTEIGPSVTLAAGTVVGKGCTIGQGSVLHASTVADGTIIKPYSVLEEARVGERNVIGPFSRLRPGTELAEDVHLGNFVETKKARIGKGSKANHLTYLGDAVIGSGCNVGAGTITCNYDGVNKHLTELGDGVFIGSDTQLVAPVKVGDGSYVGAGTTVTKNVPPGSLAVSRTPQVTKEGWVATKKARQAKARAG